Below is a window of bacterium DNA.
GGGATGATATCGGCGGATTCCTGCCTCATTACCTCGCGGAGGGTCTCATGGCCGATGATCCTTTCCAGACCATCGATCAGGACGGCATCGGGCAGCTCATCGATATCGGTATTCAGCGGGGCAGGGCCACGAGCAAGAACCTCAAGATCGGTATCTGCGGCGAGCACGGCGGCGAAGCCCGGTCGGTCGAGTTCTGCCACAAGGTGGGAATGAACTATGTATCCTGCTCGCCCTTCAGGGTACCGATAGCCCGTCATGCCGCCGCTCAGGCCGTTATCAAGCAGAAGTAATCACGGCATGATGGTTCAACATGAAAAGGCTCTCGTATGTGGGAGCCTTTTTAATTAAGACAGGATGTGCAGTCGTGTTTTTAATTGTTTGATGGGGAGTGATATATTATTCTTAATGGTATGAATGAGATACACCTGAAGTACCCCCGCGTTGCCGTTGCATGCGGCGGGACAAGGGAGGAAGCGGTCAGGAACGCCCTTGCGCTCGTTCGCGATGACATTCGGGCGAAGATAAAAGGGCATGTGATAGTCAAGCCGAATTTTCTCTCCTCGGTAACATACCTTGCCTCGACTCAGGCGGGTGCGGTACGGCCGGTGCTTGAACTCCTCGGGGAAACGGAGACCGATTCGGTTATAATCGCGGAAGGCGGATCGAGGTCAACCAGACAGGCGTTCGAGCGGTTCGGATATCACGAGTTGGCAAGGGATTTCGATGTACAACTTATCGACCTCAACCATAAGGGCTTCAGTCATTCATTGACACTGGTGACCGAGACCCGTGGAACACACGATATCGCCTTTTCCGATAGTGCTGCCGGGGCGGATACGGTCATTTCGGTTGCGGTCGCAAAAACCCATGACGCCGCTGCGGTGACCCTGTCCCTCAAGAACATGATGGGCTGTCTCCGACGGGTTCAGCGGCCTCGTATGCATGGAATTCAGCTCGGTACATTTGCCGAGGAGGTCGGAGAATTCCTCTGGAATGTCATCGAGGATCATTCGTGGATCATTAAAGCGATTTCATGGTTTGTTTTCCGCGTTGTGCATATCAAACGCTCGATAGAGCAGATGCAAACCCACGGTGCCATGCCCGGGCTTCTTTCGCAGGTGAGGGCGATGGCTGAAAATCTTGTCAGGCTCGGCGAAGTTCTCATGCCCGATATAGCGGTTATCGATGCCTTCGAGGCCATGGAGGGGGAGGGACCCGGCGATGGGACCCCCGTATCGATGAAAATTGCTGTTGCGGGAACCGATCCCGTTGCCTGCGATGCGGTCATGGCGTCGATGATGGGATTCGATATCGCGGATATCGGATATCTGACCCTGGCGCACGAACGGGGACTTGGCGTTGCGGACCTCGATAAAATCGAGGTTGTCGGCGAAGATATCGAAA
It encodes the following:
- a CDS encoding pyruvate, phosphate dikinase (catalyzes the formation of phosphoenolpyruvate from pyruvate), producing the protein DDIGGFLPHYLAEGLMADDPFQTIDQDGIGQLIDIGIQRGRATSKNLKIGICGEHGGEARSVEFCHKVGMNYVSCSPFRVPIARHAAAQAVIKQK
- a CDS encoding DUF362 domain-containing protein, which translates into the protein MNEIHLKYPRVAVACGGTREEAVRNALALVRDDIRAKIKGHVIVKPNFLSSVTYLASTQAGAVRPVLELLGETETDSVIIAEGGSRSTRQAFERFGYHELARDFDVQLIDLNHKGFSHSLTLVTETRGTHDIAFSDSAAGADTVISVAVAKTHDAAAVTLSLKNMMGCLRRVQRPRMHGIQLGTFAEEVGEFLWNVIEDHSWIIKAISWFVFRVVHIKRSIEQMQTHGAMPGLLSQVRAMAENLVRLGEVLMPDIAVIDAFEAMEGEGPGDGTPVSMKIAVAGTDPVACDAVMASMMGFDIADIGYLTLAHERGLGVADLDKIEVVGEDIEKHSRRFKPHSNFPYQKRWREAWSK